In the genome of Anaerolineaceae bacterium oral taxon 439, the window TAAAGCGCCGGCGTGATCAGCGCGCTGGATCCGCCGAAAAGAACCGCGAATATGAAAACCGTTTTTACCTGAATCATGTTTTGCAGATTAAAGACGAAATAAAACGACAGCAAAGCGCACAGGGCTGCGGTCCCCGACCTGAGGATTTTGAAGGCGCCGAGTTTATCGATTAAAAATCCACTGATTGGCAGGACGATAACTCTTGGAATAGTCATCGCCATCAGGACAGAACTCAACAACAGCACGGAGCCGGCGCTTTTCATCAGCGATGAAACCTGGAGCACGAGGTAAAACTGGCTTACGAGAAATAGAAGGAAACATGCCGCAAAAAAACGCAGGCCGATGATTGGAAAGATTTGCGTATGATTTTTCATGATGTTCTCCTGTCGCAATAAAAAAACTGACCGGTCAGGTTATTATACCGCCTGCGGTCGTTTCTGCAAAGATTCAGGATCGCGAACATAAAAAAAAGGCGGCGCCGAAATTGGAAACCGCCTTCCGTTGAGCGATGGACTCGGATTTTACCGGGTCAGATAGAGCGTCGTTTTCCCGTCCTGAAGCGAGGAACGGAGCGTCAGGCTGCCGTATCCCTGATAGCCTTTGGCAGGAAGGACCCGGATCATTCCTCGATATTCGTTGGGCAGGTCGATAAACTGACGGACGACGTTCGGCTGCGTCTCGAAAAAAGACCAGTCGATCAGCGTATTTCTCGATCCGAGGAAGACGGGAATATATGCGATGCCGATTTCGATCATGTTGCTGTAGAACTGCGTTCCGCCGGGAAAGTCGTTGACCTCCCCGGTTTTCGGGTCGCTGAGTTCGATCAGCGCGGCGGCGTTCTGGACGTCGGCGAATTTGACGCGAATCCCAGGACCGTTATCAGCGACGCCGAATCGCCGGCGGCTGAAAAAAACGAACGAAGCGTCCGCGAGTTCGCGATTCAGCGTCCGGATCCAGTATTGCAGGCCGTCACGGTTGTAATTTCCCCTGGGTTCGACGACGACGACGTAGTGGATCTGTTTTTCGAGTTTGTCGATGACGTTGAATTCGGTTTCGATAAACTTCCGGATCTCTCCGGTCGGTTGGCAGGGCGCGTTCGATAGCGCCGCCGGTTTTACGATTGGGCGGCATTTATCAATTTGAATCCGGAAGGTTGGAATCGAAGATTTATCAAAGTCGCAAATGACCGAGTATTCGATCGCGACCGGCCGTTCGAAACCTTCGTCCAGACTGGTCATCATCGATCTCAGGATCTTAACAAAGTTGGTTTTATAGATCAGGTCGTGAAACGTCAGGACGGCCCGATCCAGTTCGGAAGAGCGCTGAACGGATTGAAGCTTCCCCCCAACTTGATTCTGCGCCGCGAAGAGCGAGAACGGATATTTTTCGGTTGGGATATCGGCAATATCGATGAGCTCGACGCGATTGGATTTGAGGTTGATTACGGCGACGAGCTTCTGCGAGAAGTGATTGAAGATCCGGCCTTTCCGGGTCTCCGGAATGATGGGCTCTGCGAGTCGGACGAACATCGGAAAATCGCTGCTGTGGCGATAGAGCGCGTGCGAACCCAGCCCGAGAACGAAGCGCGTGTAGCCGGACTCCAGCTCGTGCGGTTTCCCGAACGGCGACCAGCGCGTCGAGCTTTGTGACACGGAGAAACCGGAAAGATCGGGGAAAAAATAATTTCCGACGCAGTGACCGCGGATAATCTGGATAATAATCCCCATTCTCTCGGGGGTATTGACCAGCTTTTTTTTCTCGCGATACTGGATCGCCTGCGGATTGAAAACCTGCGCATACATTTCGCGGATCGCGGCCTGAAGCTGGACGAGGCCTTCCTCCTGGGTCCCCTGATTCGGGACAACGACCGATTCGTAGATGCTGTTGACGGTAGAGCGGTAGCTGTCTTCGAGAAGGCTCGACGAGCGGACGATAAACGGGCGGCCGTCGATTTCGCCGATAATCCGGCGGAGCGGGTTGGTCAGGTTCCCGGGCAGCGCCCCTTCCTGGAAGCGCTGATGAAGGAACGGGTAGCGGTCCCATCGTTCCTGATCGGGAAGAAAGCACGTATCGTAGATGTCGAGGAGGTTATTCGTTGCCAGGAACGTCTGGAATTCGTCCGCACCGATAAAATAAGAGTCTCTGGTCGTTGCCGTGGAGCGGATTTCTTCGTCGGCGCTGTTTTGAAGAATCGTCCGCGCGAGGACGAAGCCGGCGGCTTTCCCGCCAATCGGGCCCTGGCCAATTTTTTTCTGATTGACCTCGTAGATGTCCTGAACCTTGAGATGTTTTTTCGCGACTTCGATGAAGTCAGGGTCCTCGCTCAGGCAGCGACGGATCAGGACGGTTTTCGCGCCGCTGAGCGCCGCTAAGGTATCGGCGTTCCCGGCAGCCGAATCGCGTTCGAGCTGAAGCGCCTGCTCAAAGATGGATTCGGTAGAGGCGAATTCGACGTTATGCCAAAAGAAATCCGGTTCTTTTTCGACCGGGCGATTCTCAACGATATTATTTACAGTTTCTATGAATTTGTTGAACGTGTACTGATTGGCGTATTGATCGATAATCAGGTGCGCGCGGATGCGTGAAAGACGATGTTCCCAGCCGGCGGGGCCCTCCTGGATAAACGGGTTATTGAGGCCTTCGCGCGTCTGCGACCGGATCGCTTTTTCGGTTACAAGAACCTGAATTTCGGAGAGGCTGAAAACCTGATCGCGGACCAGCTGGTTCAGCATGGCTTCGATAATACGGTCCCGGAGGATCGGATACTCCGCCAGCGTTGATTGCATGCGGAAATAGTTTTGCTGATTGTATGCGATTTCTTGCATGATCCGTTTCGTTATTTTTCAGCGATGAACCGAATCAACGTTTCGGGTTCATCGGCATCAAAACGTATTCGTAGTCATTTCCGTCGTCGAGCGGGGTGATCAGGCTTGGCGAAACGTTCGTATTCGTGCGAATCATGACCTGCGGCGAGCTCACAACGTCGAGAACGTCACGCAGGAAACGAACGTTGAAGGCGATATTCAGCGTTTCGCCGTTGACGGTCGCGGGAATCTGGTTGTCATAGGTCCCGGTTTCTTCGGACACGGCGTTAATTTGGATCAGTCCGTCGTCGCCGGCGTCGGGGCGAATCGTAAAATGGGTCAGAAATTTGCTGTCGCGCGCGATGATCATCGCCTGCGCGCAGGCTTTCTGGAGCGCGGCGGTCGAGACGACGGTATCCGTCTTGAAATTACGCGGAATAATCGCTTTATAGTCGATATAGGTTCCGGAGATGAGCTGCGACGCGACGTCGACATGCTCCTGATGAAAGATGACCTGATTTTTCCCGGAGGCGAGGTTGACGTAAATCTGGTCGCTGCTGTCGCCCGGAATGCGGTTGACCTCGATCAGCGCGCGGGCGGGGATAATCGCTGAGATCGGCGCGTCGGGGGCGTTTTCGAGCGACTGCGTCCGTTTCGCGATCCGATATCCGTCGGTCGCGACGAGGGTCAGTTCGTTCCCATTAACGGTCAGGTAAATCCCCTGCAGCATGGGACGGGTTTCGTCGGTCGCTGCCGCAAAAGCGACCTGCTGGATCATCTTTTTTAATTCCGGAAGGTTGAAGACGACGGCGTCCTGCGGATCGAAAACGGGCATGGGCGGGAAATCCTCGGCGTCGAGCCCTTTGATATCGGTGACGACCTGAACGCAGCGGACGATCAGCGTCGAGGCGTCCGGGCTGAGTTCGAGATGAACGACGTCGTTCGGAAGCGTATTGACCAGGTCGATCAGCGTTTTCGCCGGGACGGTAATCGATCCTTCGCTGGCGATTTCCGCCGGGATCCGATAATTGATCCCCAATTCGAGGTTGGTCGCGGAAAGGCGTAGATTTCCATCTTCGGTCGTCAGTAGGATATTGGTTAAGATAGGAAGCAATCGTTTTGTGTCAACGGATCGGGAAACGATTCCAAGCGCCTGTGATAAAAGTGATTGAGATACCGATAGTTTCATGGCCGCACCATCCAATTGAAGATTCTTTCAGTTTGATTCGTTTTATTCTGCTTTGGGGGATGCCCCGAAGCGGCGCATGCGCGTTTTCGCCGGCGCAATTCCCCTTAAAAGTTAAATAAGTATACCGCGAAGATGATGGAATTGTTTTACATGGCCGGAAAAGGTATTATGTAGAAGAGGATAAAGAATCTTCTGATCAGCGGCATGCAAGCGGCTTCTTCCGGACTATCTGTCAATAACCACAGGAATCCTGATTGCATCGATCCCAGGGCCTGACACAAGATCAACCATGGATCCGGATACAACGTCCAAAGATTTGTCGCTTACAAAAAAGAAATTCTAAGACAATAAATAAAATCCTTGATATCGAAGTCATCAACAACATATGCTTTCGGATGATTTCGATCGGAGAGATTCGAAATGATGATCCTGCGCCCGTTCGCCCTTAATGGACTTCGCTCATTCCTGTTCAACATAAAAGACGGGACGAACGAATCGCTCATCCCGTCTTTTCTATCTTGCCCTTACGCCCTGAGGACAGCTCCCTCGGCCGCGGACGCGACCAGCTTCGCGTACCGCGCCAGGTAGCCCCTGGTCACGCGCGGCGCCGGCGCTTTCCAGCGCTTCCGCCGCTCCGCCAGAACATCCGCCGGAACGTCGAGCGTCACCGAATAATTCGGAATATCGATCGTGATCCGATCGCCCTCTTCGATCAGCGCGATGACGCCGCCGACCGCCGCCTCGGGGCAGACATGCCCGATCGACGCGCCGCGCGTAGCGCCCGAGAAGCGCCCGTCGGTAATCAGCGCCACCGACTTATCCAGCCCCATCCCCGCGATCGCTGACGTCGGCGACAGCATCTCGCGCATCCCCGGGCCGCCCTTCGGCCCTTCGTAACGGATAACGACAACGTCGCCGCTGTTGATCTCCCCGCCGTAAATCGCCGCGATTGCCTCGTCCTCGCTGTCAAAAACGCGCGCAGGCCCCGAATGCGTCAGCATTTCGGGCGCGACGGCGGAGCGCTTGACGACGCTCCCGCGCTCCGCGACGTTCCCGAACAGCACCGCCAGACCGCCCGTTTTCGCGTACGGATCGTCGAACGAACGGATGACCGGATTCGGGATAAATTTCCGTCCGGCGAGGTTTTCCGCTAACGTCCGTCCGGTACAGGTCAGGACCGAGCCGTCCAGCGCGCCATGCGCCGCCAGCTCCGTCAGCAGCGCCTGAATCCCGCCAGCCGCTTCCAGGTCCTGAACATGATGAACGCCCGCCGGAGCCAGACGACAGAGGTTCGGCGTCCGCTCTGAAATTTCGTTCACCCGTCGCAGGTCGAGCCCAAGCCCGCGCTCGTTCGCGATCGCGGTCAGGTGCAGCAGCGAATTACTGGAACAGCCGAGCGCCATGTCGGCGGTGAACGCGTTCATCAGCGACGCTTCGGTCACGATATCCGACGGCTTAATGTCCCGTTCGACCAGCTCCATGACCTTCATCCCCGTCAGCTTCGCGAGCCGGATCCGCGCCGCGTCCGTCGAAGCGACCGTCCCGTTTCCGGGAAGCGCCAATCCCAGAACCTCGGTCAGGCAATTCATCGAATTCGCAGTGAACATCCCGGAACACGAGCCGCAGCCGGGGCAGGCGTTATCTTCGACGAATTTCAATTCTTCCTCGTCGATTTTCCCCGCCTTAATCGCGCCGACCGCCTCGAAAACCGAGTTCAGGTCCAGCCCGCGCCCGTTCACTGTCCGCGACGCCATCGGTCCCCCGGAAACGAAAATCGCCGGAATATCGACACGGCAGGCCGCCATCAGCATTCCCGGAACGACCTTGTCGCAGTTCGGAATATAGACAACCCCGTCCAACCGATGCGCCTGGGCCATCGTTTCGCAGGAATCGGCGATCAGCTCGCGGGACGGGAGCGAATATTTCATGCCCTCATGGCCCATCGAAATCCCGTCGCAGACGCCGATCGCGCCGTATTCGACCGGCGTTCCGCCCGCCATGCGGATCCCCGCCTTGACCGCCTCCGCGATCTGGTTCAAATGAATATGCCCGGGGATAATTTCGTTAAACGAATTGCAGACGCCGATCAGCGGCCGCGCCAGCTCCTCGTCCGTGTACCCGATCGCTTTCAGTAAACTGCGATGCGGCGCGCGCTCGGCCCCCAGTTTAATCGCTTCGGAACGCATCCGCGCCCTCCTTAACCGTTCCGGATCATCTTCTCGCGCAGCTCCGCGCCGACGGTTTCCATCGGATGTTCCGCCAGCATACGGCGGCGTGCGTTAAAGAACGTCCGTCCGGTCTTATTTTCCAAAATCCATTTTCCCGCGAACGAACCGTCCTGAATATCGCTGAGGATCGCTTTCATCGCTTTCTTCGTTTCCCCGGTAATCACGCGCGGGCCGGCGACATACTCGCCATATTCAGCCGTGTCCGAAATCGAGAAATTCATCATCCCGATCCCGCCCTTATTGACCAGATCGATAATCAGCTTCATTTCATGCAGGCATTCAAAATACGCCGATTCCGGCTGGTACCCCGCTTCAACCAGCGTCTCAAACCCGGCTCGCATAAGCTCAACCACCCCGCCGCAAAGAACCGCCTGCTCCCCGAAGAGGTCGGTCTCGGTCTCTTCCTTAAACGTCGTTTCAAGGATCCCGGCGCGCGCGCCGCCGATCCCCGCCGCCCAGGCCAGCGCCAGCTCCTTCGCCTTGCCGGTTGCGTCCTGATATACGGCGATCAGGTCCGGAACGCCGAAACCCTCGACGAACTGCGAACGGACCGTATGCCCCGGTCCCTTCGGCGCGACCATGAAAACGTCGACGTCCGCCGGCGGGACAATCTGGCCATAATGAATATTAAATCCATGGGCAAAGACGAGCGCTTTCCCGGCGCTCAGGTTCGGCGCGACGTCCGCGGCGTACATTTCCGCCTGCTTTTCGTCCGGGATCAGGATCATGATCACGTCCCCGGCCTTCGCCGCTTCGGCCGCCGTCAGGACCTTCAGCCCTTCCTTCTCCGCCGCCGCGCGGCTTTTCGAACCCTCTGGAAGCCCGACGACGACGTTCATCCCGCTGTCGCGCAGGTTCAACGCATGCGCGTGTCCCTGGCTCCCATACCCGATAACCGCTAAAGTCTTCCCCTTGAGCAGCTCCAGATTACAATCGCTCGTGTAATATAACTTCGCCATTTTTATATCTCCTTCTATATCAATAACCACTGTTGATCGTTAACTTGCCGCGTTCGAGCGTCACGATACCGGAACGGACCAGCTCCAGAATACCGAACGGGGCCATCAGCCGAATAAACGCCTCGGTCTTATCCGGATCGCCGGTCACGGAAACCGTCAGGCAGTCCAGACTGATATCGATAATATTAGCGCGGAAAATATTCGAAATCTGAATAACTTCATCGCGCTTCTCCTTCGTATCGGCGTCAACCTTCACGATCACCATCGCGCGCAGGATCGCCTCCTCAGGATCCAATAGCTTCGCCGAAAGAACCGAAATCTGCTTCCGGAGCTGGAGCAGGATCTGGAGCGCGGCGGTCTGATCGCCATCGGCGATAATCGTGATCCGCGTCTCGTCTGGATTCTGCGTCTTGTCGGCGGTAATACTCTGAATGTTGTACCCGCGGCGGGAGAAAAGGCGCGTAATCTGCGACAGGACGCCCGCGTAATTATCGACCAGAATTGAAATCATGAAAGTATTATCCAACGACATCGTAGTCATCTCTCTTCTCCGTCAGGTTAATCGATCAGGAAGTCGTTCAGGTGTTTCCCCCCGGGGACCATCGGGACAACCTTCTCGTCAATATCGATCATGCACTCAATCAGCGCCGCCTTTCCGCTCGCCAGCGCTTCGGCGAACGCGCTCCGGAATTCGGGAAGCTTCGCGACCCGCTTTCCGGCGATCCCGAACGCATCGGCAACCTTGACAAAATCCGGACCGCGGTCAAGCGTCGTTTCAGAATAGCGGCGATGATACAGGAGCGTCTGCCATTGCCGGACCATGCCCAGCGTCTGATTGTTGAAAATAACCGTGATCACCGGGATATCGTAATACTCAATCGTCGACAGCTCGGTCAGGTTCATCCGGAAGCTCCCGTCGCCGGTAATCGCGACGACCACCGAATCCGGACGTCCGACCTTCGCCCCCATCGCCGCGCCCAGCCCGAAGCCCATCGTACCGAACCCGGCGGAGGTAATCAGCTGCCGCGGGCGGGAAATCTTAAAATGCTGAGCGGTCCATATCTGATGCTGACCCACGTCGGTCGCGATAATAACGTTATCCCCCGTCGCCGAATAAATCGCGTCGAGAATTTCGGCCGGATTGAGAAGCTCCGTTTTGGTCCGGGCCTTTTCGCCCGGCGCGGCCGGGACGATCGGCGCGGCCCAATTCGGTTTCTTTTCGAACGAATCGCCCAGCTCCGCCAGCAGCGCTTCGATCGCTTTTTTCGCATCGCTGACGATCCCCAAATCGACACGGACGTTTTTATTAATCTCCGACGCGTCGATATCGATCTGCACGATTCGTTTTCCGTCGCGGAACTTTTCCGGATTCAGCGCGACCCGATCGGTAAAACGCGCCCCGATCGCGATGATCAGGTCCGCTTCAACGAACGCCAGATTCGACAGCTTCGTTCCGTGCATCCCAATCAGGCCGGTCGAAAGCGGATCGTCAAAAGATAAAACCCCCTTCGCCAGCAGCGTACTCGCGACCGGCGCGTTCACCAACGCCGCCAGCCGGCGCATGCACGCCGACGCATCAGCGGAAACGACCCCACCGCCAATCACGAACATCGGACGCTCCGCCGCGCGGATCCAGTCCGCCGCCATCGCGATTTTTTCAGCGTCCGGCTCAGGCGAATTGATAATAATAGCTTTGCGCCT includes:
- a CDS encoding DNA polymerase III subunit beta encodes the protein MKLSVSQSLLSQALGIVSRSVDTKRLLPILTNILLTTEDGNLRLSATNLELGINYRIPAEIASEGSITVPAKTLIDLVNTLPNDVVHLELSPDASTLIVRCVQVVTDIKGLDAEDFPPMPVFDPQDAVVFNLPELKKMIQQVAFAAATDETRPMLQGIYLTVNGNELTLVATDGYRIAKRTQSLENAPDAPISAIIPARALIEVNRIPGDSSDQIYVNLASGKNQVIFHQEHVDVASQLISGTYIDYKAIIPRNFKTDTVVSTAALQKACAQAMIIARDSKFLTHFTIRPDAGDDGLIQINAVSEETGTYDNQIPATVNGETLNIAFNVRFLRDVLDVVSSPQVMIRTNTNVSPSLITPLDDGNDYEYVLMPMNPKR
- a CDS encoding dihydroxy-acid dehydratase, whose translation is MRSEAIKLGAERAPHRSLLKAIGYTDEELARPLIGVCNSFNEIIPGHIHLNQIAEAVKAGIRMAGGTPVEYGAIGVCDGISMGHEGMKYSLPSRELIADSCETMAQAHRLDGVVYIPNCDKVVPGMLMAACRVDIPAIFVSGGPMASRTVNGRGLDLNSVFEAVGAIKAGKIDEEELKFVEDNACPGCGSCSGMFTANSMNCLTEVLGLALPGNGTVASTDAARIRLAKLTGMKVMELVERDIKPSDIVTEASLMNAFTADMALGCSSNSLLHLTAIANERGLGLDLRRVNEISERTPNLCRLAPAGVHHVQDLEAAGGIQALLTELAAHGALDGSVLTCTGRTLAENLAGRKFIPNPVIRSFDDPYAKTGGLAVLFGNVAERGSVVKRSAVAPEMLTHSGPARVFDSEDEAIAAIYGGEINSGDVVVIRYEGPKGGPGMREMLSPTSAIAGMGLDKSVALITDGRFSGATRGASIGHVCPEAAVGGVIALIEEGDRITIDIPNYSVTLDVPADVLAERRKRWKAPAPRVTRGYLARYAKLVASAAEGAVLRA
- a CDS encoding ketol-acid reductoisomerase, with translation MAKLYYTSDCNLELLKGKTLAVIGYGSQGHAHALNLRDSGMNVVVGLPEGSKSRAAAEKEGLKVLTAAEAAKAGDVIMILIPDEKQAEMYAADVAPNLSAGKALVFAHGFNIHYGQIVPPADVDVFMVAPKGPGHTVRSQFVEGFGVPDLIAVYQDATGKAKELALAWAAGIGGARAGILETTFKEETETDLFGEQAVLCGGVVELMRAGFETLVEAGYQPESAYFECLHEMKLIIDLVNKGGIGMMNFSISDTAEYGEYVAGPRVITGETKKAMKAILSDIQDGSFAGKWILENKTGRTFFNARRRMLAEHPMETVGAELREKMIRNG
- a CDS encoding acetolactate synthase small subunit; this encodes MSLDNTFMISILVDNYAGVLSQITRLFSRRGYNIQSITADKTQNPDETRITIIADGDQTAALQILLQLRKQISVLSAKLLDPEEAILRAMVIVKVDADTKEKRDEVIQISNIFRANIIDISLDCLTVSVTGDPDKTEAFIRLMAPFGILELVRSGIVTLERGKLTINSGY
- a CDS encoding acetolactate synthase, large subunit, biosynthetic type, giving the protein MKLTGAQIVMECLLEQEVEVVFGYPGGTILNLYDALYDYRDRIRHILTSHEQGASHAADGYARATGKVGVCFSTSGPGATNLVTGIATAYMDSSPVVLITCNVASNLIGRDSFQEIDITGVTMPITKCNYQVRDIRKLADVIREAFAVAASGRPAPVLIDIMKDVTTQTAEFTFLPRSAHGSDAHIARLLRRKAIIINSPEPDAEKIAMAADWIRAAERPMFVIGGGVVSADASACMRRLAALVNAPVASTLLAKGVLSFDDPLSTGLIGMHGTKLSNLAFVEADLIIAIGARFTDRVALNPEKFRDGKRIVQIDIDASEINKNVRVDLGIVSDAKKAIEALLAELGDSFEKKPNWAAPIVPAAPGEKARTKTELLNPAEILDAIYSATGDNVIIATDVGQHQIWTAQHFKISRPRQLITSAGFGTMGFGLGAAMGAKVGRPDSVVVAITGDGSFRMNLTELSTIEYYDIPVITVIFNNQTLGMVRQWQTLLYHRRYSETTLDRGPDFVKVADAFGIAGKRVAKLPEFRSAFAEALASGKAALIECMIDIDEKVVPMVPGGKHLNDFLID